A genomic region of Gossypium hirsutum isolate 1008001.06 chromosome D01, Gossypium_hirsutum_v2.1, whole genome shotgun sequence contains the following coding sequences:
- the LOC107891541 gene encoding receptor-like protein 49 encodes MLVQNLTRLRFLYLDGITISATGNELCRDLLPFTKLQVLSMSDCYLSGPIPFFSSFKNLRELNLGDNQLSGTIHSTDWSGLSKLEIVDLSNNKLSGTIPPTLFGIQSLRRLFLSQNQFNGSIGDLHGKASSLLGTLDLSSNKLQGQFPMFVFELHGLTLLDLSSNNFSGLIPMSAFPNLRNLSDLDLSYNRLSIDAPATNISPPSFPTYTALELASCNLTEFPGFLKNQYSLNYLDLSNNQIHGEIPNWIWKSINLWYLNISQNFLVGFESPMKNINSGIWILDLHGNQVQGQVPILPSYATYLDYSDNNFSFVLPAHIGDSLQFASFFSLPNNNIHGSIPESLCNHTNLQVLDLSNNSTSGPIPQCLFQMSRSLGVLNLRRNNLSGIISDTFSKSCRLQTLNLNQNLLEGEVPKSLGNCKMLEILDIGNNQINDSFPCQLKNITMLRVLV; translated from the coding sequence ATGCTTGTTCAAAACCTCACAAGGCTAAGATTTCTCTATCTTGACGGCATAACTATATCAGCTACAGGGAATGAATTGTGTCGGGACTTATTGCCGTTCACTAAGTTGCAAGTGTTGAGCATGTCCGACTGTTATCTTTCAGGACCTATACCATTTTTCTCATCATTCAAAAATCTTAGAGAGCTAAACCTTGGTGATAATCAGTTAAGCGGGACAATTCATTCCACTGACTGGTCAGGCCTTTCTAAGCTAGAAATTGTTGACTTAAGTAACAACAAGCTAAGTGGAACCATTCCACCAACTTTGTTTGGGATTCAATCACTGCGGAGACTTTTCCTTTCCCAAAATCAATTCAATGGCAGCATTGGTGACCTTCATGGTAAGGCCTCTTCACTGCTTGGTACTCTTGATCTTAGCAGCAACAAGTTACAAGGGCAATTTCCAATGTTTGTGTTTGAACTCCATGGTCTCACTTTACTGGATCTTTCTTCAAACAACTTCAGCGGTTTGATACCAATGAGTGCCTTTCCAAACCTAAGGAATCTTTCTGATCTTGACCTCTCATATAACAGGTTGTCTATTGATGCCCCTGCTACTAATATCTCCCCACCTTCTTTTCCCACATATACCGCATTGGAATTGGCATCTTGCAACTTAACAGAGTTCCCTGGTTTCTTGAAAAATCAATACAGCTTAAATTACCTAGACCTGTCAAACAACCAGATTCATGGAGAAATACCCAATTGGATTTGGAAATCAATAAATCTCTGGTACCTAAATATTTCTCAGAACTTTCTTGTAGGATTTGAAAGTCCTATGAAGAACATAAATTCTGGTATTTGGATTCTTGACCTGCACGGCAACCAAGTGCAAGGGCAAGTTCCAATTCTTCCGTCATATGCCACCTATCTGGATTACTCAGACAACAATTTCAGCTTTGTTTTACCAGCTCATATTGGTGACTCCCTCCAGTTTGCTTCTTTCTTCTCCCTCCCAAATAATAACATTCATGGGAGTATCCCTGAGTCATTATGCAACCATACAAATCTTCAAGTACTTGATCTATCTAATAATTCCACGAGTGGGCCAATTCCTCAATGCCTATTTCAGATGAGCAGATCTCTTGGAGTACTGAATCTAAGGCGAAACAATCTGAGTGGCATCATTTCTGACACTTTTTCAAAAAGTTGTAGGTTACAAACTCTCAATCTTAATCAAAACCTATTGGAAGGAGAGGTTCCAAAATCATTGGGGAATTGCAAAATGCTAGAGATTTTAGACATCGGCAACAATCAAATCAACGACTCGTTCCCATGCCAGTTGAAGAATATAACCATGTTGCGTGTCCTTGTTTAA
- the LOC121213621 gene encoding receptor-like protein 7 — protein sequence MRTLLFSWLLFNSFFAIFFSISNLVLVSGQCQSDQRQLLLELNLSGRFRSTIFATPLGRLMKWNQTKDCCSWEGVSCDAGGHVIGLDLSIRGISSPIDDSSSLFRFQHLQRLNLAFNWFKTSFPTGFDKLENLSYLNLSYSGFKGQIPVEISRLTRLVTRFFCISNF from the coding sequence atgagGACTCTACTGTTTTCGTGGCTCTTATTCAATTCATTTTTTGCAATTTTCTTTAGCATTAGCAACTTGGTTTTAGTTTCTGGCCAATGTCAAAGCGATCAGAGACAATTGTTGCTCGAATTGAATTTGAGCGGCAGATTCCGTTCTACTATTTTTGCTACCCCATTAGGAAGGCTAATGAAATGGAATCAAACTAAGGATTGCTGTTCCTGGGAAGGTGTAAGTTGCGATGCTGGTGGTCATGTTATCGGTCTTGATTTGAGCATTCGAGGAATTTCAAGTCCAATTGACGATTCAAGTAGTCTTTTCCGTTTTCAACACCTTCAGCGACTCAATTTGGCTTTTAATTGGTTCAAGACCTCTTTTCCTACTGGTTTTGATAAGTTGGAGAATTTGAGTTATCTTAATTTGTCCTATTCTGGCTTTAAGGGGCAAATCCCAGTTGAGATTTCACGCTTGACAAGGTTGGTCACTCGATTTTTCTGCATTTCCAATTTCTAA